The following coding sequences are from one Candidatus Tiamatella incendiivivens window:
- a CDS encoding aminotransferase class V-fold PLP-dependent enzyme → MNKPKLLTPGPVEVGDKVLYAQAQKMISHRGRLFQQVYSETTGMLEEMSNAEEALIYAGSGTTAVDAMIWSLIEPGSNVLVIVTGEFGRRLEATIRARGVEVMKLESNPGEPVEPYLIQDAIDKYKPDYLAIVHNETSTGLAYRNLEKIAQYASEAGAKTLVDTVSGFPAEKLELNKTGIFAAATCSHKALAAPPGLAINLLSREAVKYLEKTDPPGIPPSINLYKNHKFYLERRETPYTPPVTLIQALQTSLTEIMKKEMNKFRVEHEERASILYGKLPELGFRTLVSKKEYRSNTVTAFYTPENVGAKQIATYLLEKGYNISTGIGKLKDNVVRIGIMGHITREDLYAILRELESVTHT, encoded by the coding sequence TTGAATAAACCAAAACTTCTCACACCAGGTCCCGTAGAAGTCGGGGACAAAGTACTATATGCTCAAGCCCAGAAGATGATAAGCCATCGTGGGAGGCTATTCCAACAAGTCTACAGTGAGACAACAGGTATGCTAGAGGAAATGTCCAATGCTGAGGAAGCATTAATCTACGCCGGCTCAGGTACTACTGCAGTAGACGCTATGATTTGGAGCCTAATTGAACCAGGATCAAATGTTCTCGTTATTGTAACAGGGGAATTTGGAAGAAGGCTCGAGGCAACGATAAGGGCTAGAGGCGTGGAGGTAATGAAACTGGAGTCCAATCCCGGAGAACCGGTGGAACCCTACTTAATTCAAGACGCTATAGACAAATATAAACCGGATTACCTAGCAATAGTCCATAACGAAACCAGCACCGGCCTAGCCTACAGGAACCTGGAGAAAATAGCGCAATACGCCTCGGAAGCTGGGGCAAAAACCCTGGTAGACACTGTCTCAGGGTTCCCCGCGGAGAAGCTGGAGTTAAATAAAACAGGAATATTCGCTGCAGCTACATGCAGCCACAAAGCCTTAGCAGCACCTCCAGGTCTGGCAATAAATCTCCTCTCAAGGGAAGCAGTAAAATACCTAGAGAAGACTGATCCCCCTGGAATCCCACCGAGCATCAACTTATACAAGAACCATAAATTCTATCTTGAAAGAAGAGAAACACCCTACACTCCTCCAGTAACACTAATCCAAGCTCTACAGACAAGTCTTACTGAAATAATGAAGAAAGAAATGAATAAGTTTCGAGTCGAACATGAGGAAAGAGCAAGCATTCTATACGGAAAACTCCCTGAACTAGGATTCAGAACACTAGTGTCAAAAAAGGAGTATAGAAGCAATACTGTAACAGCATTCTATACCCCAGAAAATGTCGGTGCAAAACAAATAGCCACATACCTTCTAGAGAAAGGATACAATATCTCAACAGGAATAGGAAAGCTCAAGGATAACGTGGTTAGAATAGGGATAATGGGACATATCACACGAGAAGATCTATATGCCATTCTAAGAGAACTAGAATCAGTAACGCACACATAG
- a CDS encoding hydroxyacid dehydrogenase, with the protein MHRILVASNLHPILRERLEEHGYTVTVKTDLKDGELKKIAGFHDVLVVRSKPLVTRDVIEEAARGNLKLIVRAGVGLDNIDLEAAREYGVKVENTPEASTQSVVELAIGLMYSLARNIPQANREVKSGLWSKSSGIELSGKTLLVIGLGRIGGKLAETGKHLGLRVVAHDLPGLKQRAGNLGVEFEEDLCKALGKADIISIHVPLTRQTRHMINKETVKCIKPGALLINTSRGEVIDSKTLLEALEKRVIQAAALDVMENEPPKTIYEKKLVDHPKVIITPHIGASTKEAQKRVAETAAAKIIHFLNQTKQPLSHLHMKQDNKAYRVTEVWNP; encoded by the coding sequence ATGCATAGAATCCTAGTCGCAAGCAACCTACACCCTATTCTAAGAGAGAGACTAGAAGAACACGGTTATACCGTCACAGTGAAAACCGATCTCAAAGATGGAGAACTAAAGAAGATAGCTGGGTTTCACGACGTGTTAGTTGTTAGAAGCAAGCCTCTAGTAACGAGGGATGTAATTGAGGAGGCAGCAAGAGGGAATTTAAAATTGATAGTGAGGGCAGGCGTAGGCCTCGACAATATAGACCTAGAGGCAGCTAGAGAGTATGGAGTAAAAGTGGAGAATACCCCTGAAGCCTCGACGCAAAGCGTGGTGGAGCTAGCGATAGGTCTAATGTATAGCTTAGCGAGGAATATTCCCCAGGCAAACAGGGAAGTAAAGAGTGGATTATGGAGTAAATCTAGTGGAATAGAACTCTCTGGCAAAACACTTCTAGTCATAGGTCTGGGAAGAATAGGTGGAAAACTAGCGGAAACAGGGAAACACCTGGGTCTTAGGGTGGTAGCACACGATCTACCTGGCTTGAAGCAGAGAGCTGGAAATCTAGGTGTAGAATTTGAGGAGGATCTATGTAAGGCGTTGGGTAAAGCGGACATAATATCAATACATGTCCCACTAACACGGCAAACCAGGCATATGATAAACAAAGAAACAGTAAAATGTATCAAACCCGGAGCTCTACTCATCAACACTTCTAGGGGAGAGGTAATCGATTCAAAAACACTTCTAGAAGCCCTAGAAAAACGCGTAATTCAAGCAGCAGCACTAGATGTGATGGAAAACGAGCCGCCTAAAACAATATACGAGAAGAAACTAGTAGATCATCCCAAGGTAATAATAACCCCCCACATAGGCGCCTCAACAAAGGAAGCACAGAAAAGAGTAGCCGAAACGGCGGCAGCCAAGATAATCCATTTTCTAAACCAAACGAAACAGCCTCTAAGCCATCTGCATATGAAGCAGGATAACAAGGCTTATAGAGTTACAGAGGTGTGGAACCCTTGA